Genomic segment of Ewingella sp. CoE-038-23:
GGTGCTCGACGTCACCGCCAGCGGCGATATTGCAGACCAGTATCTGGACTTCGCCAGTTACGGTTTCCACGTGATTAGCGCCAACAAACTGGCCGGGGCCTCTGACAGCAACAAGTACCGCCAAATTCGCGACGCCTTCGCCAAAACCGGCAGCCACTGGCTGTACAACGCCACCGTGGGCGCGGGTTTGCCGATTAACCACACCGTGCGTGACCTGCGCGAAAGCGGCGACAGCATTCTGGCGATTAGCGGGATATTCTCCGGCACGCTGTCATGGCTGTTCCTGCAATTTGACGGCACCTTGCCATTTACCGAGCTGGTGGATCTGGCGTGGCAGCAAGGGCTGACTGAGCCTGACCCGCGCGTCGATTTGTCCGGTCAGGACGTGATGCGCAAGCTGATTATTTTGGCGCGTGAGGCGGGCTACGATATCGAGCCGAGCCACGTTCGCGTCGAGTCTTTAGTGCCGGAAGGCTGCGAAACCGGCTCGGTTGACCAATTCTTTGAAGATGGCGAAGCGTTGAATCAGCAGATGCTGCAACGTCTGGAAGCGGCGCGCGAAATGGGGCTGGTGCTGCGTTACGTGGCGCGTTTTGATGCCAACGGTAAGGCGCGCGTTGGCGTGGAAGCCGTGCGCGATGACCATCCGCTGGCGTCGCTGCTGCCTTGCGATAACGTGTTTGCTATCGAAAGCCGCTGGTATCGCGATAACCCACTGGTGATTCGCGGGCCGGGCGCGGGGCGCGATGTTACCGCCGGCGCGTTGCAATCTGACCTTAACCGTTTGAGCCAGCTGCTTTAATTCCTACTATCCCCTTCCGACGCCTGTCGGGAGGGGCTTCATGCCGTTTTTTCCTCCTCGCCAATACTTTATTCCCCAACTTGAAATTCATTCAATTTGAGTGAAGATTAATCATAGTTAGACGCTTTTTTGTCGTTGACACATTTGCTCGCATCCTTCATTGTCTATCCATACGTTTAGGTGTTTAGACGTCTAGATGCTTACAAATCTAGAACAAATCAATAACAAGATGTCGTGAGCCACGAGGTAGAAAGCATGAGTTTTTTCCACGCCAATCAACGCGAAGCTTTGAACCAGAACCTGTCAGAGTTGCAGGGCCAGTTTAACGTCTCTTTTGAGTTTTTCCCGCCGCGCACTAGCGAGATGGAAGACACGCTGTGGAGCTCTATCGATCGCCTGAGCAGCCTTAAGCCGAAATTCGTTTCCGTGACCTACGGCGCGAACTCCGGTGAACGTGAGCGCACGCACAGTATCATCAAAGGCATTAAAGAGCGCACCGGGCTGGAAGCTGCGCCGCATCTGACCTGCGTGGACGCCTCCCGTGAAGAGTTGACGCAAATCGCCCAGGATTACTGGGACAGCGGCATCCGCCACATCGTGGCGCTGCGCGGTGACCTGCCTCCGGGCGGCGGCGTTCCTGAGTTATACGCCACGGATCTGGTGCAATTGCTGAAAGGCGTGGGCGACTTCGATATCTCCGTGGCGGCGTATCCTGAAGTTCATCCTGAAGCCAAAAGCGCGCAGGCTGACCTGATTAACCTGAAACGCAAAATCGACGCGGGCGCTAACCGCGCCATCACCCAGTTCTTCTTCGACGTCGAAAGCTACCTGCGTTTCCGCGATCGCTGTGCCGGACAGGGCATTGATGTGGAAATCGTGCCGGGTATCCTGCCAGTCTCTAACTTCAAACAGCTGACGCGCTTTGCCACCATGACCAACGTGCGCGTGCCGCACTGGATGACGCGCCAGTTCGAAGGCTTAGACGATGACCCGGAAACCCGCAAAATGGTGGGAGCCAACATCGCCATGGACATGGTTAAAATCCTCAGCCGCGAAGGGGTGAAGGATTTCCACTTCTACACCTTGAACCGCGCCGAAATGAGTTACGCCATCTGCCACACGCTGGGGGTGCGTCCGGGCCTTGCCACTCCATTGAGTGCGGCCGTTTAACCATTCAAATCTTATGCATAAAAAAACCGGCTTAATCGCCGGTTTTTAGTTTTTGCTTCTCTTAACTTGTCAGCACTAGCCGGTGTTGCGCATACCCGCCGCCACGCCCGCAATCGTCACCATCAACGCCTGCTCAACGCGCGCATCTGGCGTACTGCCTTCTTTCTCTAACTGGCGTGAGCGGTGCAGCAACTCGGCCTGCAGCACGTTCAGTGGGTCAGTGTAGACGTTACGCAGGGCGATAGACTCGGCAATCCACGGCAGGTCAGCCATCAGGTGGTCATCGTTGGAAATCGCCAACACCACTTTGATGTCGCTTGCCAGCTGGTCGCGCAGCTTCTGGCCCAGCGGCCACAGCTCTTTATCCACCAGACGCTGGTCGTAATACTCCGCCAGCCACAGGTCGGCTTTGGCGAAGACCATCTCCAGCATGCCGATACGCGTCGAGAAGAACGGCCAGTCGTGGCACATCGCCTCAAGTTCATCGCGTTTACCGGCATCTACCACGGCTTGCAGGCCCGCACCCGCGCCGAGCCAGGCTGGCAGCATCAGGCGGTTTTGCGTCCAGGCGAAGATCCACGGAATGGCGCGCAGGCTTTCGACGCCGCCGTTGGCCTTGCGCTTCGCCGGGCGTGAGCCCAATGGCAGTTTGCCCAGCTCTTGCTCCGGCGTCGCCGCGCGGAAGTAAGGCACGAAATCTTTGTTTTCGCGCACATAGCCGCGATACATGTTGCAGGAGACGTCGGACAGCTGCTCCATAATGTCCACCCAGGCTTTTTTCGGCTCTGGCGGCGGCAACAGGTTGGCTTCCAGGATCGCGCCGGTATAGAGTGCCAGACTGCTGATGGTGACTTCTGGCAGGCCGAACTTGAAGCGAATCATCTCGCCCTGTTCGGTGACGCGCAGGCCACCCTTTAGGCTGCCCGGAGGCTGAGAGAGCAAGGCCGCGTGGGCCGGAGCGCCACCGCGACCGATAGAGCCGCCGCGTCCGTGGAACAGCGTCAGCAGCACGCCCGCTTTCTCGCAGGTTTTGATTAATGCGTCCTGAGCGCGGTATTGCGCCCATGAAGCCGCCATCACGCCAGCGTCTTTCGCCGAGTCGGAATAGCCAATCATGACCATCTGTTTGCCCTGAATGGTGCCGCGATACCAGTCGATATTCAGCAGCTGAGTCATTACGGAGTCAGCATTGTTCAGGTCATCAAGGGTTTCGAACAGCGGCGCTACCGGCAGAGTGAACGGGCAACCCGCCTCTTTCAGCAGCAGGTGAACGGCCAGCACGTCAGACGGCGTTTTCGCCATAGAAATGACGTAAGCGGCAATTGAGCCTTCCGGCGCTTCGGCAATTACCTGACAGGTGTCGAGCACCTCTTTGGTGTACTCGCTCGGCTCCCAGAAGCGCGGAACCAGCGGGCGCTGTGAGTTCAGTTCGCGGATCAGGAAGGCCTGTTTGTCAGACTCTGACCAGCTTTCGTAATCGCCCAAACCAAGGTAACGGGTGATTTCGGCAATGGCGTCGGTATGGCGGGTGCTCTCTTGGCGGATGTCGATACGCACCAGCGGCACGCCGAAGCAGCGCACGCGGCGCAGGGTATCCAGCAACTGGCCGTTGGCGATAATGCCCATTCCACAGGCAACCAGTGACTGGTAGCAGGCGTAGAGCGGCTCCCACAGCTGGTCATTGTTGACCAATAAATCGTGAGGCTGTGGCAGGCGTTCGCCTTTCAGACGCGCTTCCAAATAGACCTGCGTGGAGGTCAGCTGGCTGCGCAGGCGCTTCATGATCACGCGGTAAGGCTCAATGCCTTCTTCACCACCGGCGCGCTCGCGCAGTTCATCAGTGGCTTCGGTCATGGAAAGCTCGGAAATCAGCACCGCGACGTCGCGTAGGAACAGATCAGTGGCTTTCCAGCGGCTCAGTAAAAGAACGTGGCGCGTGATGTCTGCCGTGACGTTTGGGTTGCCGTCGCGGTCGCCACCCATCCAAGATGTGAAGCGAACCGGCACGGCTTCTACTGGCATTTTGTAGTCCAGCGAGGTTTCGAGCTGTTCGTTGAACTCGCGCAGGAATGACGGCACGCCTTCCCACAGGCTATTCTCAACGACCGCAAATCCCCATTTGGCTTCATCAACCGGGGAAGGGCGGTGTTTACGAATTTCATCGGTATGCCATGACTGGGCAATCAGCTGGCGCAGGCGGCGCATAATCTGCTTGCGCTCGTAATCCGCCAGATCGTTATGGTCGAGCTGCTTGAGGCAGTTATTCACTTCCACCAATTTGTGGATCAGCGTCCGGCGGGCAATCTCTGTTGGGTGAGCCGTCAGCACCAGCTCGATAGAAAGCTCTTCAACCGCGTCACGCAGTTGCTGATCGGTCAGATTTTTGGCTTTCAGGCGCTCAATTAGCTGCGCCAGTACTTCAGGGTTGCTGGCCGCTTCGCCATTAGGCGAAATGCTGTGGTACTGCTCGGCCACGTTGGTCAGATTGAGGAATTGGCTAAAAGCACGGGCCACTGGCAATAACTCGTCGTTGGACAAGTTTTGCAGCGTGGAGAGCAGCTCTTGGCGATCTGCTTCATTTCCAGCGCGTGAGGATTTGGATAACTTACGAATTTTCTCAACACGATCAAGGATATGTTCTCCCAACGTATCTTTGATGGTGTCGCCAAGCAGTTTACCTAAGGTACTGACATTACTGCGCATTGCGGAATATTGTTCGTTCATATTACCTCTGTTGACCTCGGACCCGATTTTTATAATTTGTAGATAACTTTCACCCGTAAGGCTGTGACGCCTTTTTCTGTCTGCCAAACCTTCTCTTTTTTTAATTACACAACTGTTTTACCGCAAAAACGTCGTTTCCTTCACTAAAAAAAGGCATTTTTCGTCAATGTGGCTGAAATTTAATTACAGCTCACAAGGTATCAGTTTGTCTAATCAGCATATTGTCCAGTATCAAGAGCGCCCTGCGACGCCCTTGATATGGCTGCTCTTTCTTCACTTATACGTGATGGCAGAAGTGATGAACCACTTGCGCGATCAGCTCGCGAGTCGGCTTGATGAAGGCGGTATCGATGTATTCATCCGGCTGGTGCGCCTGCTCAATCGAACCAGGCCCTAAGACCAGTGTCGGGCACAGCTCTTGGATAAACGGCGCTTCGGTACAGTAGTTAACAATCTCCGTTTCCACGCCCAGCAGCTTCTCCACCACCTGCACCAGCTGGTGGTCCGGCGGGCATTCATAGCCCGGAATCGGCGGATGCAGCTCTTCGATGGCGACGCGGCCCGGCCAGCGACTGCTAACTGGCTCCAGCGCTTCTTGTAACAGGCCGTCGAGATCAGACAGCGTCAGCCCCGGCAGTGGGCGGATGTCCATATGCAGCTCACAGCAGGCGCAAATACGGTTGGCCGCATCGCCGCCGCTAATGTGGCCGAAGTTCATGGTTGGATAAGGAATGACAAAGCCGCTGTGGTTGTAGCGCTCTTTCAAAGTGTTACGCAGGCCAATCAGCTGGGTAATGGAGTCATGCATCAGGTCGATAGCGTTCACGCCGCGCGCCGGGTCGCTAGAGTGGCCCGATTGCCCGGTGATGCGAATCGCATTCGAAATATGGCCTTTATGCGCACGAACCGGCTTCAACGACGTCGGTTCGCCGATGATCGCGCAGTCTGGGCGAATGGCGGTATTTTTCGAAAAATAGCTCGCGCCTGCCATGGTGGTTTCTTCATCGGCGGTGGCAAGGATATATAGAGGTTTAGTCAGTTTGGTTGTATCAATATCCCGCAGCGCATCGACGATAAAAGCGAAGAAACCTTTCATGTCGGCGGTACCCAGACCATAGAGCTTATTTTCATGCTCGGTCAGGGTGAAAGGGTCGCGAGTCCAGCG
This window contains:
- the metF gene encoding methylenetetrahydrofolate reductase yields the protein MSFFHANQREALNQNLSELQGQFNVSFEFFPPRTSEMEDTLWSSIDRLSSLKPKFVSVTYGANSGERERTHSIIKGIKERTGLEAAPHLTCVDASREELTQIAQDYWDSGIRHIVALRGDLPPGGGVPELYATDLVQLLKGVGDFDISVAAYPEVHPEAKSAQADLINLKRKIDAGANRAITQFFFDVESYLRFRDRCAGQGIDVEIVPGILPVSNFKQLTRFATMTNVRVPHWMTRQFEGLDDDPETRKMVGANIAMDMVKILSREGVKDFHFYTLNRAEMSYAICHTLGVRPGLATPLSAAV
- the argE gene encoding acetylornithine deacetylase, which translates into the protein MKMKLPPFIELYRALIAIPSISATDSALDQSNEKLINLLAGWFRDLGFKVEIQPVPNTRNKFNMLASVGQGAGGLLLAGHTDTVPFDDGRWTRDPFTLTEHENKLYGLGTADMKGFFAFIVDALRDIDTTKLTKPLYILATADEETTMAGASYFSKNTAIRPDCAIIGEPTSLKPVRAHKGHISNAIRITGQSGHSSDPARGVNAIDLMHDSITQLIGLRNTLKERYNHSGFVIPYPTMNFGHISGGDAANRICACCELHMDIRPLPGLTLSDLDGLLQEALEPVSSRWPGRVAIEELHPPIPGYECPPDHQLVQVVEKLLGVETEIVNYCTEAPFIQELCPTLVLGPGSIEQAHQPDEYIDTAFIKPTRELIAQVVHHFCHHV
- the ppc gene encoding phosphoenolpyruvate carboxylase, with the translated sequence MNEQYSAMRSNVSTLGKLLGDTIKDTLGEHILDRVEKIRKLSKSSRAGNEADRQELLSTLQNLSNDELLPVARAFSQFLNLTNVAEQYHSISPNGEAASNPEVLAQLIERLKAKNLTDQQLRDAVEELSIELVLTAHPTEIARRTLIHKLVEVNNCLKQLDHNDLADYERKQIMRRLRQLIAQSWHTDEIRKHRPSPVDEAKWGFAVVENSLWEGVPSFLREFNEQLETSLDYKMPVEAVPVRFTSWMGGDRDGNPNVTADITRHVLLLSRWKATDLFLRDVAVLISELSMTEATDELRERAGGEEGIEPYRVIMKRLRSQLTSTQVYLEARLKGERLPQPHDLLVNNDQLWEPLYACYQSLVACGMGIIANGQLLDTLRRVRCFGVPLVRIDIRQESTRHTDAIAEITRYLGLGDYESWSESDKQAFLIRELNSQRPLVPRFWEPSEYTKEVLDTCQVIAEAPEGSIAAYVISMAKTPSDVLAVHLLLKEAGCPFTLPVAPLFETLDDLNNADSVMTQLLNIDWYRGTIQGKQMVMIGYSDSAKDAGVMAASWAQYRAQDALIKTCEKAGVLLTLFHGRGGSIGRGGAPAHAALLSQPPGSLKGGLRVTEQGEMIRFKFGLPEVTISSLALYTGAILEANLLPPPEPKKAWVDIMEQLSDVSCNMYRGYVRENKDFVPYFRAATPEQELGKLPLGSRPAKRKANGGVESLRAIPWIFAWTQNRLMLPAWLGAGAGLQAVVDAGKRDELEAMCHDWPFFSTRIGMLEMVFAKADLWLAEYYDQRLVDKELWPLGQKLRDQLASDIKVVLAISNDDHLMADLPWIAESIALRNVYTDPLNVLQAELLHRSRQLEKEGSTPDARVEQALMVTIAGVAAGMRNTG